In a single window of the Xylanimonas protaetiae genome:
- the kdpB gene encoding potassium-transporting ATPase subunit KdpB, with protein sequence MSASVRTPVRPSSSDDVAAPRSPRRQVGAGRALTIAQIRSALPGAVRKLDPRDMIGSPVMFVVEIGAVLTTVLAVVDPEVFAWWIAVWLWLTVLFATLAESVAESRGKAQASSLRATQKHTTARKVAAPVDTLAYGSSLASLETVTVPSTSLQVGDVVVVAAGETIPGDGDVIEGVASVDESAITGESAPVIRESGGDRSAVTGGTVVLSDRIVVRITAPAGSTFVDRMIALVEGSERQKTPNEVALNILLTSLTIIFLLAVATLQPFAAYSGEKQSLLVLTALLVCLIPTTIGALLSAIGIAGMDRLVQRNVLAMSGRAVEAAGDVDVLLLDKTGTITYGNRRAARVLAVGAVTEADLARAARLSSLADETPEGRSIVELVDGMLDDVATLPAGAELVPFTAQTRMSGIDVPPGAGETYRIRKGAGSAVAAWLHSTGAHVPAADAAALAAFVEEVSTSGGTPLVVAEQVGERPARVLGVVHLKDVVKEGMRERFDELRAMGIRTVMVTGDNRLTAAAIAKEAGVDDFLAEATPEDKMALIRREQTGGRLVAMAGDGTNDAPALAQSDVGVAMNTGTTAAKEAGNMVDLDSDPTKLIEIVEIGKQLLITRGALTTFSVANDIAKYFAILPAMFVGLFPQLDVLNVMRLSSPQSAMLSAVIFNALIIVALIPLSLKGVKYRPSSAASLLRRNLLVYGLGGLIAPFVGIKLIDLLVSLIPGL encoded by the coding sequence ATGAGCGCGTCCGTGCGCACCCCCGTCCGTCCCTCGTCGTCCGACGACGTCGCCGCGCCCCGTTCCCCCCGCCGCCAGGTCGGTGCGGGCCGCGCCCTCACCATCGCCCAGATCCGCTCCGCCCTGCCGGGTGCCGTCCGCAAGCTCGACCCGCGCGACATGATCGGCTCGCCCGTCATGTTCGTCGTCGAGATCGGCGCGGTGCTCACCACGGTCCTCGCGGTCGTCGACCCCGAGGTCTTCGCCTGGTGGATCGCCGTCTGGCTGTGGTTGACGGTCCTGTTCGCCACGCTCGCGGAGTCCGTCGCCGAGTCCCGCGGCAAGGCGCAGGCGTCGTCGCTGCGCGCCACGCAGAAGCACACCACCGCCCGCAAGGTGGCCGCGCCCGTGGACACGCTGGCCTACGGCTCGTCGCTGGCGTCGCTCGAGACGGTCACCGTCCCGTCCACGTCGCTCCAGGTCGGCGACGTCGTCGTGGTCGCGGCGGGGGAGACCATCCCCGGCGACGGCGACGTCATCGAGGGCGTCGCCTCGGTCGACGAGTCGGCGATCACGGGCGAGTCCGCCCCGGTGATCCGCGAGTCCGGCGGCGACCGGTCCGCCGTCACGGGCGGCACGGTCGTGCTGAGCGACCGCATCGTCGTGCGCATCACCGCGCCCGCGGGCTCCACGTTCGTGGACCGCATGATCGCCCTCGTCGAGGGCTCGGAGCGGCAGAAGACCCCCAACGAGGTCGCGCTCAACATCCTGCTGACGTCGCTGACGATCATCTTCCTGCTGGCCGTGGCCACCCTCCAGCCGTTCGCGGCGTACAGCGGGGAGAAGCAGTCGCTGCTCGTGCTCACCGCCCTGCTGGTATGCCTCATCCCGACGACGATCGGCGCGCTCCTCAGCGCGATCGGCATCGCCGGCATGGACCGCCTGGTGCAGCGCAACGTGCTCGCCATGTCGGGCCGCGCGGTCGAGGCCGCCGGCGACGTCGACGTGCTGCTGCTCGACAAGACCGGCACCATCACCTACGGCAACCGCCGCGCCGCACGCGTGCTCGCGGTCGGCGCCGTGACCGAGGCCGACCTGGCCCGCGCGGCCCGCCTGTCGTCGCTCGCCGACGAGACGCCCGAGGGGCGCTCGATCGTCGAGCTCGTCGACGGAATGCTCGACGACGTCGCCACGCTGCCGGCCGGAGCGGAGCTGGTGCCCTTCACGGCCCAGACGCGCATGTCGGGCATCGATGTCCCGCCGGGGGCCGGCGAGACCTACCGCATCCGCAAGGGCGCCGGCTCGGCCGTCGCCGCCTGGCTGCACTCGACCGGGGCGCACGTCCCCGCCGCCGACGCCGCCGCGCTGGCCGCGTTCGTCGAGGAGGTCTCGACGTCGGGCGGCACCCCGCTCGTCGTCGCCGAGCAGGTGGGCGAGCGCCCCGCCCGGGTCCTCGGCGTCGTGCACCTCAAGGACGTCGTCAAGGAGGGCATGCGCGAGCGGTTCGACGAGCTGCGCGCCATGGGCATCCGCACCGTCATGGTGACGGGCGACAACCGCCTCACCGCGGCCGCCATCGCCAAGGAGGCCGGCGTCGACGACTTCCTCGCCGAGGCCACCCCCGAGGACAAGATGGCCCTCATCCGCCGCGAGCAGACCGGCGGCCGCCTCGTCGCGATGGCCGGCGACGGCACCAACGACGCCCCGGCCCTCGCGCAGTCCGACGTCGGCGTCGCCATGAACACGGGCACGACCGCCGCGAAGGAGGCCGGCAACATGGTCGACCTCGACTCGGACCCCACCAAGCTCATCGAGATCGTCGAGATCGGCAAGCAGCTCCTCATCACGCGCGGCGCCCTGACCACCTTCTCGGTCGCCAACGACATCGCGAAGTACTTCGCGATCCTGCCCGCGATGTTCGTGGGGCTGTTCCCGCAGCTCGACGTCCTCAACGTCATGCGGCTCTCGTCGCCGCAGTCCGCGATGCTCTCGGCCGTCATCTTCAACGCCCTGATCATCGTGGCCCTCATCCCGCTCTCGCTCAAGGGCGTGAAGTACCGGCCGTCGTCGGCGGCCTCGCTGCTGCGCAGGAACCTGCTCGTCTACGGGCTCGGGGGGCTCATCGCGCCGTTCGTCGGCATCAAGCTCATCGACCTGCTCGTCTCTCTCATCCCGGGGCTCTGA
- the kdpC gene encoding potassium-transporting ATPase subunit KdpC: MSTISTTSTASTLASLWRHGLAGLRVLLVLTVLLGLAYPLAMTGVGHLAFPWRADGSLVTASGERTTDRSQAVGSLLVGQGFDGDAWFHPRPSVAGDGYDTLASGGSNLGPQSTDLAATVEQRRAQVAAENGVAPADVPADAVTASFSGLDPDISPAYAAIQVDRVAQARGLPVERVQRLVEEHTAGRPLGVLGQERVDVLALNLALDHLG, encoded by the coding sequence ATGTCCACGATCTCGACGACCTCGACGGCGAGCACCCTCGCCTCCCTCTGGCGGCACGGCCTCGCCGGGCTGCGCGTGCTCCTCGTGCTCACGGTGCTGCTGGGGCTCGCCTACCCGCTGGCCATGACGGGCGTGGGCCACCTCGCCTTCCCGTGGCGGGCGGACGGCTCGCTGGTCACCGCGTCCGGGGAGCGCACCACCGACCGCTCCCAGGCGGTCGGCTCGCTGCTCGTCGGCCAGGGCTTCGACGGCGACGCGTGGTTCCACCCCCGCCCGTCCGTGGCCGGCGACGGGTACGACACCCTCGCCTCAGGCGGCTCCAACCTCGGTCCGCAGAGCACGGACCTCGCCGCGACGGTCGAGCAGCGTCGCGCCCAGGTGGCCGCCGAGAACGGCGTCGCCCCGGCGGACGTCCCCGCGGACGCGGTCACGGCGTCCTTCTCGGGCCTCGACCCCGACATCAGCCCCGCCTACGCGGCGATCCAGGTCGACCGGGTCGCCCAGGCCCGCGGCCTCCCCGTGGAGCGGGTGCAGCGGCTGGTCGAGGAGCACACCGCGGGCCGCCCGCTCGGGGTGCTCGGCCAGGAGCGGGTCGACGTGCTGGCGCTGAACCTCGCCCTCGACCACCTCGGGTGA